A window from Streptomyces sp. NBC_00271 encodes these proteins:
- a CDS encoding acyl-CoA dehydrogenase family protein: MIAVPEPELTEREVIERAVAMRPALLERQPETERLTIYPKDTHEEFLRAGFYRMLQPRRYGGYAFGLPTFYRVVTEVARGCPSTGWALSLTAAHVLQVASVFEEKTQDELFGDEGDFRAASTATPVGVARPDGDGHVILDGTWSYSSGSPYSTHYVGQTLRAPEKPEDPPGPLVLFVAPRSAWTLLDDWQDVLGLRGSGSHSIRFDEARIPAHFTREASLLDLPVEGGSLGSKLHGHPMYAGRAASFFHGELAALMIGTAYAAADEYARIIAARPLVLDPGRTRADLHDYQRNLGEALAAIRTADAALRATADDWMEACCDNVSGRAPFTTAVDNRLALVFVTAGRLAWDALQGILFRTAGSRHARDGARMQRYFRDAATIWSHLGPTMAEPLARRVGRDRLGLPSDDIPLIS; the protein is encoded by the coding sequence GTGATCGCCGTTCCCGAACCGGAACTCACCGAACGCGAAGTGATCGAGCGGGCCGTGGCGATGCGGCCCGCGCTGCTCGAACGGCAGCCGGAGACCGAGCGGCTGACGATCTACCCCAAGGACACCCACGAGGAGTTCCTGCGCGCCGGTTTCTACCGGATGCTGCAGCCGCGCAGGTACGGCGGGTACGCCTTCGGCCTGCCGACCTTCTACCGCGTCGTGACCGAGGTCGCGCGCGGTTGTCCCTCCACCGGCTGGGCCCTGTCTCTCACCGCCGCCCATGTCCTCCAGGTCGCCTCGGTCTTCGAGGAGAAGACACAGGACGAACTCTTCGGCGACGAGGGCGACTTCCGGGCCGCCTCCACCGCGACCCCCGTCGGGGTGGCGCGGCCCGACGGCGACGGCCATGTGATCCTCGACGGCACCTGGTCCTATTCCTCCGGCTCCCCTTACTCCACCCACTACGTCGGTCAGACCCTGCGCGCCCCCGAGAAGCCGGAGGACCCACCGGGGCCGCTCGTGCTGTTCGTGGCGCCGCGCTCCGCCTGGACCCTGCTCGACGACTGGCAGGACGTCCTCGGCCTGCGCGGCAGCGGTTCCCACAGCATCCGCTTCGACGAGGCCCGCATCCCCGCCCACTTCACCCGGGAGGCGAGCCTGCTCGACCTGCCCGTCGAGGGTGGCTCCCTCGGCTCGAAGCTGCACGGCCATCCCATGTACGCGGGGCGCGCGGCGAGCTTCTTCCACGGCGAGCTGGCCGCCCTCATGATCGGCACCGCGTACGCGGCCGCCGACGAGTACGCGCGGATCATCGCCGCACGCCCGCTCGTCCTGGACCCCGGCCGCACCCGCGCCGACCTCCACGACTACCAGCGCAACCTGGGGGAGGCGCTGGCCGCGATCCGTACGGCGGACGCGGCGCTGCGGGCCACCGCCGACGACTGGATGGAGGCCTGCTGCGACAACGTGTCGGGCCGGGCTCCCTTCACGACCGCCGTCGACAACCGGCTCGCGCTCGTCTTCGTCACCGCCGGGCGCCTGGCCTGGGACGCGCTCCAGGGCATCCTCTTCCGCACGGCGGGCTCCCGGCACGCCCGCGACGGCGCGCGGATGCAGCGCTACTTCCGGGACGCCGCCACGATCTGGTCGCACCTCGGCCCCACGATGGCCGAACCGC